From Magnolia sinica isolate HGM2019 chromosome 13, MsV1, whole genome shotgun sequence, one genomic window encodes:
- the LOC131222990 gene encoding exosome complex exonuclease RRP46 homolog → MMEVDRIDGRSPNQLRPLACSRNLLHRAHGSARWSQGDTIVLAAVYGPKAGTRKNENPEKASIEVIWKPKTGQIGNAEREYEMILKRTLHSICLLTIHPNTTTSVILQVVNDDGALLPCAMNAACAALVDAGIPLKHLAVAVGCGLVESGSVILDPTKLEEQKMQAFAYLVFPNSTLSVLPKPLQAEDEQMEHGIITSFTHGAMPVDDYLHCLERGRSASTKISEFLRRSLQSQVLG, encoded by the exons ATGATGGAAGTCGATCGGATCGATGGCCGTTCTCCGAACCAGCTGAGGCCGCTCGCTTGTTCTCGAAATCTCCTTCACCGTGCTCATGGTTCGGCCCGCTGGTCCCAAG GGGATACTATAGTATTGGCGGCAGTGTATGGGCCCAAAGCTGGAACAAGAAAGAATGAAAACCCTGAGAAGGCTTCAATTGAGGTTATTTGGAAGCCAAAAACAGGGCAGATTG GCAATGCAGAAAGGGAGTATGAGATGATCCTTAAGAGAACATTGCATAGCATCTGCCTTTTGACGATACATCCAAACACCACAACCTCTGTTATACTTCAG GTTGTCAACGATGATGGTGCT CTTCTCCCATGTGCCATGAATGCGGCCTGTGCTGCCCTTGTTGATGCTGGGATTCCTTTAAAACATCTTGCTG TTGCAGTAGGTTGTGGTCTGGTCGAAAGTGGATCTGTGATTCTGGATCCAACCAAACTAGAAGAGCAG AAAATGCAGGCCTTTGCTTATTTGGTCTTCCCCAACTCAACTCTCTCTGTCCTTCCAAAACCACTACAGGCAGAAGACGAACAAATGGAGCATGGGATCATCACCTCTTTCACCCATGGTGCAATGCCAG TGGACGACTATCTTCACTGCCTAGAACGAGGCCGTTCTGCGAGCACAAAGATCTCAGAGTTCCTCAGGAGAAGCTTGCAGT